CGCGACCACGACCTCGCCCGTATTGATCCCGACCCGAACCGAGAGGTCCGTTCCCCGGTCTCGGTTGAGTTGCTCGATCGCCTCGAGGATCCGTAGCCCCGCGTGGACCGCTCGCTCCGGATCGTCGTCGTGAGAGCTCGGCGCACCGAACACCGCCATGACGGCGTCCCCGATGAACTTCTCGACGGTCCCTCCGTACGACTCGATGTCCTTGCGGAGCACCTCGTAGTAGGGCCGCACGATCGCGCGGACGTCCTCGGGGTCGGCGAGCTCCGAGCGCGACGTGAAGCCGACCAGGTCGCAGAACAGGACCGTCACGACCTTCCGCTCTTCGGCGGACGCAAGGGGTTCGGCGAGCCGGGAGCCACACCCGTTGCAGAACTTCGAGTGCTCAGGGTTCCGGTTCCCGCACGCCATGCAGGTCGGCATGCATCGAGCGTATGCCTCGCCCGGGAACCGCGCTCGAACCGTGCACCCTCGACGCAGCGCATCGGCCACCGGTCGCGTTCGCGCATGGACGATCTCGATCGCTTCCTCGCGCTCGAGACACGCCGGCTCTCGCTCATCAGCACCCGCGTGGAGCCGTTCGACGCGGGCACCGCGTACTTCGACGACGCCTATCCGGAGCGGTTCGTCTCCAACCTGCTCGTCGTCGATGACGCAGGCGGCATCTCGGGCGACGAACTGATCGGGATGGCGGACGACATCCTGGGTCGGTCAGGATCGCTCCATCGCTTCGTGAAGGTCCTGGATGACGGGGCTCGACACCTGGCCCCGACGTTCCGCGACGCGGGGTACGAGCCCGGGCGCATCGTCGGCATGGTCCTTCGAAGGCCGCCGGATCGTCCCGCGGGCCTCGAGGTCGAGGAGTGTTCGTTCGACGCCGTCCTGCCGCTCACCGAAGAGATCTATCGGAGGGAACTGCCGTCGGCACCCGAGACCGCGGCCCGGTTCGTCGAACAACACGCGGCGTGGGATCGCATCCTCGGCACACGACGCTTCGTCGCTCGGATCGACGGAAGCCCGGCCGGGCAGTGCGAGCTGTACCTGATCGGCCCCGGCGCGCTCGTCGAATTCGTCGACACCCTGCAGGAGTACCGGGGGCGAGGGGTGGCACGGGCCGTCGTGCTCGCGGCGGCCGAGGCGGCGAGACGAGCGGGCGCGGAGCGGATCTTCATCGGCGCGGAAGAGGACGACTGGCCGAAGTCCCTGTACGAACGTCTCGGGTTCGACCACATCGGCGGGACGTGGGAGTTCATGCGCCGACCCGGCGTCTAGAGCCAGGGGATCTTCACGCCGGCACGGTACGCATCCCAGTCGGCGCCGAAGGCCTCCGCCAGCTGCGCCTCTTCCTCGGGGGCGTACCGTCGGCACGCGACGTACAGCACGATGCCGATGGCCGCCCCCAGCCACGTGTTCAGCAGGAAGCCGGCCCACGGGATCACGAGGAGCGCCACGCTCGTGTAGATCGGGTGCTTCACCCATGCGAACGGCCCCGTCGTGATCAGCTCGCCTCGGGGCACCTTGGTCAGGATCAGCATCGCCGACCACAGCCAGATCGCGACGCCGGGGATGAGCACCGCGATCGAGACCGTCCTCAGCGCATCGGACGGGCCGCCGACTTCGAAGATCGACGGGAACGCGATGTTCAGGATCACACCGACGATCACGACCGGCATCGTCGCCAGTATGATCTTGTCGCCGCTGCCGACGAGTTCCTTGAGCGTCACGCTCGATCGGCGACGGTCAGCCGGTCCGCGAACGCCTCGACCTTCTGCTGCCATCCTTCCTCCAGCGGTCCCTTGATGTCGGTCACGTAAACCCTGTCCTCGCCCACCGAGACCAGGCCCTTGCGCTGCAGCAGCTCGTGCATGATCGGCCGGACCCGTTGGTACGTGCAGATCTCCTCCTCGGTGGGCATGCGGCCGGTCTTCTTG
This genomic interval from Actinomycetota bacterium contains the following:
- a CDS encoding GNAT family N-acetyltransferase, translated to MDDLDRFLALETRRLSLISTRVEPFDAGTAYFDDAYPERFVSNLLVVDDAGGISGDELIGMADDILGRSGSLHRFVKVLDDGARHLAPTFRDAGYEPGRIVGMVLRRPPDRPAGLEVEECSFDAVLPLTEEIYRRELPSAPETAARFVEQHAAWDRILGTRRFVARIDGSPAGQCELYLIGPGALVEFVDTLQEYRGRGVARAVVLAAAEAARRAGAERIFIGAEEDDWPKSLYERLGFDHIGGTWEFMRRPGV
- a CDS encoding isoprenylcysteine carboxylmethyltransferase family protein, which translates into the protein MTLKELVGSGDKIILATMPVVIVGVILNIAFPSIFEVGGPSDALRTVSIAVLIPGVAIWLWSAMLILTKVPRGELITTGPFAWVKHPIYTSVALLVIPWAGFLLNTWLGAAIGIVLYVACRRYAPEEEAQLAEAFGADWDAYRAGVKIPWL